A stretch of DNA from Gambusia affinis linkage group LG24, SWU_Gaff_1.0, whole genome shotgun sequence:
TTACagatgtaaaatgaataaatgttatgtttctgttttttctactgaTCAAATAGCGagggtttaaaaaagaataaagcttgGTGTCTCAAAGTGTTGCAGAGAGGTGAAACATTACACCATGTTAcatgagtttgattcattttcagcaatggTTGCATCTGCAGCCGTTTAGGTTAGCGTGTCTTTAATATCTCctctttttcaaactatttaccaaacaatttatttttcagtgttaccTCAGTTTAAATTCTACAGGTGTAACCAAAatcatgaaactattttataagtCTTAGGTGAAAATACGatgccacttcttttttttttttgcaaacatgtttgttgattttttttcacagctcataacatgacagcagatttttctgacatcGGCAACATGCTGACTGAACAGAACAGCAAGTTTCTCTCCATGAACGCTAACTTCACTGAAACGGCGCCACGAGCTGAAGAGACTTTAAggtttgtcaaaactttaacaaatttgtatctctttaaaaactgaattctactCTGAATTGTAGAGTATCACTAAAacctttcctttttggtttaaatgagtATAATGTAAGTGACCaacttttttgaatttattaagtgcTCTATCATTTTTGTGTGCTAAAGAATAACGatgtaaagcaaactaaactttgaaactttgattcttttttcctTACAGATCAGACAAACATCAGTTGTTCCTGTTAATCCAGGGTCTGCGGAAGAAGAGAAGAGCAGATCCAGTATTGATGGATGATTAGGATTTGTGTTCACTGTGATattattcatcaataataatgtaGCTTATTAGTATGCTGTTACATAAAACCGTAAAGATAAATTATGCGCTTCCAACTGTTGTGACttataaagcaacaattttaccGGTTGTTCTCcgtgtttctctttcttgttaAAACTCTGACGCGATAAACAAACGTTGGAGGATGGTTTTATGCGGAGGATCGTTTTAGCACGATGCGTTCTGATTGTGtcttaatgtgacttttactaCGAGACTTTATGGAACTCCAGTTGTGTCCGGTAATAATGGACTAAGCTCTAtcttggtagattttttttatttccaattatttactatcatttgtaataaaatacgTCAACACCACACATTCAGCTGTGAGGAGTTTGTTCTAGTCATCTTAAAGATGGCAAGAGTCAATGTCGTGTTGATTCTGAGAAGCTGAATGATTAactgaatgacattttattcatttcagagttCAACCAGCGAGGTTATTCATTTTGTGGCGGTCCTAGTCTTAGAAAGAAAGAACCAAAGATAGAAAGCAgtaaatgttcatgttggttCCAAAGGCTTCTCCTGAAAATATGGATCAAATCAGGGTAGgaaacatcatttttacatcattgGGATATTAAAAGTCTTTTATCTAAACATCTTATGagtaggtttttattgtttccttaaaACTATTTAAGGAGTGTTGATTTCATCTAAAATTTTaaggctaaaaaagaaaatgatgcttGGAGGCACAGAGTGACACAGCTTAGTGTTGGGACAGATGTAGAGGGGTTAAGCAAGGCTGTAGTAAGCGCTGATACCAACTCagtactttatgattatatatttttctccaaTTCGCGCTTGTAGAAAATATCAACATGTACAAAACTGAGAAACTCTATCAATAAGAAACCctaagaaaaacagccaagggggtagttagtaaaaacaaaagaggtcgtaaaacatgtaacctaaacaACCAGCAACCCAATTTCAGGTGTGATAACTGATCTACGATCTGAGCCCGGTTCAAATCTCGGTCAagctgttaacaaaacaaaaataatttagggTCTGAGAAACACAGAATTTAACGGTTTCAcaagaagataaacagacagtcctgacctccaggtcagtcCATACACACATAAGGAAGAGAACACTTTGAATGtgaactaaagtaataacaaaatgataataccaAAAATTCTCTAACACTGTCGCATGGGAGCAGGCATAGCGGTGATGTTCAAGAAGAAATTTGGTCGAGTCTCAGAGTTAAAGGAGCAGAGTGAGTCAAACTAGTTATTAAAAAGTCTTTgtttaggaaaaaatgttttatgtttttgcaattcATTCAAATCTATGATTTCAACAGCAAGAGCTAAATCATATcctgttttgtacttttaatgtATGTCCTAATAGAGAGGATGCCGGGGCAGTGTGCTGTCCTGAAACACGATAAACGTTTCATCTACGTCAACATACCACAGTCAATTATACTGCTGAGGACCATGAGTTGTTTTGTTATTCAATCTGTTAACTGTATCGTTCCTATTATGTGTCTCAGATCACGAAGAAAAAAGGCAACCAGAAACCCACGTATGTCAGCCTAAGACAGAGACTGGAAGACATGAAATCTCACTGCTTACAAAATGGTGTCAATAGGATATCAATACCCCTGTTTGTAGGAACTACTGTGGATAAATGACTATTATAAATACCCttaaatcttcttcttcttactgGGAATAATTAAACGGTTTGTTTGCCTTGTGTCTCCTCTCTCAGAATTGGATGTGGCCTGG
This window harbors:
- the LOC122827023 gene encoding ADP-ribose glycohydrolase OARD1-like, which translates into the protein MGAGIAVMFKKKFGRVSELKEQKRMPGQCAVLKHDKRFIYITKKKGNQKPTYVSLRQRLEDMKSHCLQNGVNRISIPLIGCGLDQL